Proteins from one Juglans microcarpa x Juglans regia isolate MS1-56 chromosome 6S, Jm3101_v1.0, whole genome shotgun sequence genomic window:
- the LOC121237560 gene encoding monodehydroascorbate reductase, chloroplastic/mitochondrial isoform X1: protein MSAVRRLMASISNSLPPKHGLSLWCPRADSLHPTHQPSSVGFSGFRRSYVAASSAFANDNREFVIVGGGNAAGYAARTFVEHGMADGRLCIVSKELLALFFSQAYAPYERPALTKAYLFPLDKKPARLPGFHTCVGSGGERQSPEWYKEKGIEMFYEDPVTSVDIEKQTLMTNSGKLLKYGSLIIATGSTTSRFPEKIGGNLPGVHYIRDVADADSLISSLERAQKVVVVGGGYIGMEVAAAAVGWKLDTTIIFPESHLLQRLFTPSLARRYEELYQEYGVKFLKGVSIKNLEAGPDGRVAAVKLGDGSTIEADTVIIGIGAKPAVSPFESVHLNTTVGGIQVDGQFRTSIPGIFAIGDVAAFPLKIYDRIARVEHVDHARRSAQHCIKALLSAQTHTYDYLPYFYSRVFEYEGSPRKIWWQFFGDNVGETIEIGNFDPKLATFWIDSGKLKGVLLESGSTEEFQLLPKLARRQPFVDKSRLQNASSVEEALEVARTALEVESAA from the exons ATGTCTGCAG TTCGTAGATTAATGGCCTCCATCTCAAACTCGTTGCCACCCAAGCATGGGCTGTCGCTCTGGTGCCCTCGTGCTGATTCTCTTCATCCAACTCACCAGCCTTCTTCGGTCGGATTCAGTGGCTTCCGGAGAAGCTACGTGGCCGCCTCTTCGGCATTCGCTAACGACAACAGAGA GTTTGTGATCGTTGGAGGTGGCAATGCGGCTGGTTACGCGGCTCGGACTTTCGTCGAACATGGCATGGCTGATGGACGACTCTGTATTGTGTCTAAAGAG CTCTTGGCTCTTTTTTTTTCGCAGGCATACGCGCCTTATGAAAGGCCGGCATTAACGAAAGCTTACTTGTTTCCTTTAGATAAGAAGCCAGCACGCTTACCT GGGTTCCATACCTGTGTTGGATCTGGTGGGGAAAGACAATCCCCTGAGTGGTATAAAGAGAAAGGGATAGAG ATGTTTTATGAAGATCctgtaacaagtgttgatatCGAAAAGCAAACATTGATGACAAATTCAGGCAAGCTGCTTAAATATGGATCACTTATAATAGCTACAGGATCCACGACCTCAAG GTTTCCAGAGAAAATTGGAGGAAACCTACCTGGGGTTCACTATATCCGAGATGTTGCAGATGCTGATTCACTAATATCATCATTG gagAGGGCACAGAAGGTGGTCGTTGTTGGTGGTGGTTACATTGGCATGGAGGTTGCTGCTGCAGCTGTTGGCTGGAAACTTGATACGACG aTCATATTTCCAGAGAGTCATCTTTTGCAAAGACTATTTACTCCTTCTCTAGCCCGAAGATATGAAGAACTCTATCAAGAGTATGGTGTCAAATTCTTgaag GGTGTCTCCATTAAAAACTTAGAAGCTGGTCCTGATGGACGTGTAGCTGCTGTCAAACTGGGGGATGGATCTACCATAGAGGCGGACACA gtAATTATTGGTATTGGAGCAAAACCTGCCGTCAGTCCCTTTGAAAGTGTGCACTTAAACACCACTGTTGGTGGAATACAG GTTGATGGTCAATTCCGGACAAGTATTCCTGGAATTTTTGCAATTGGAGACGTCGCAGCTTTCCCATTAAAG ATTTATGACCGTATAGCTCGAGTTGAACATGTGGATCATGCTCGTCGGTCAGCACAACATTGCATTAAAGCGTTACTGAGTGCCCAAACACACAC GTATGATTATCTTCCATATTTTTATTCGAGGGTATTTGAGTATGAAGGTAGCCCAAGAAAAATATGGTGGCAATTTTTTGGGGATAATG TTGGAGAGACGATTGAAATCGGAAATTTCGATCCTAAGTTAGCTACCTTCTGGATAGATTCTG GTAAACTGAAAGGAGTTCTTCTTGAAAGTGGAAGTACTGAG GAATTTCAACTCCTTCCAAAACTTGCAAGGAGGCAGCCTTTTGTTGACAAATCCAGGCTTCAGAATGCATCTTCAGTTGAGGAGGCTCTAGAAGTTGCTCGGACTGCCTTAGAAGTTGAATCTGCAGCCTAA
- the LOC121237560 gene encoding monodehydroascorbate reductase, chloroplastic/mitochondrial isoform X2, translated as MASISNSLPPKHGLSLWCPRADSLHPTHQPSSVGFSGFRRSYVAASSAFANDNREFVIVGGGNAAGYAARTFVEHGMADGRLCIVSKELLALFFSQAYAPYERPALTKAYLFPLDKKPARLPGFHTCVGSGGERQSPEWYKEKGIEMFYEDPVTSVDIEKQTLMTNSGKLLKYGSLIIATGSTTSRFPEKIGGNLPGVHYIRDVADADSLISSLERAQKVVVVGGGYIGMEVAAAAVGWKLDTTIIFPESHLLQRLFTPSLARRYEELYQEYGVKFLKGVSIKNLEAGPDGRVAAVKLGDGSTIEADTVIIGIGAKPAVSPFESVHLNTTVGGIQVDGQFRTSIPGIFAIGDVAAFPLKIYDRIARVEHVDHARRSAQHCIKALLSAQTHTYDYLPYFYSRVFEYEGSPRKIWWQFFGDNVGETIEIGNFDPKLATFWIDSGKLKGVLLESGSTEEFQLLPKLARRQPFVDKSRLQNASSVEEALEVARTALEVESAA; from the exons ATGGCCTCCATCTCAAACTCGTTGCCACCCAAGCATGGGCTGTCGCTCTGGTGCCCTCGTGCTGATTCTCTTCATCCAACTCACCAGCCTTCTTCGGTCGGATTCAGTGGCTTCCGGAGAAGCTACGTGGCCGCCTCTTCGGCATTCGCTAACGACAACAGAGA GTTTGTGATCGTTGGAGGTGGCAATGCGGCTGGTTACGCGGCTCGGACTTTCGTCGAACATGGCATGGCTGATGGACGACTCTGTATTGTGTCTAAAGAG CTCTTGGCTCTTTTTTTTTCGCAGGCATACGCGCCTTATGAAAGGCCGGCATTAACGAAAGCTTACTTGTTTCCTTTAGATAAGAAGCCAGCACGCTTACCT GGGTTCCATACCTGTGTTGGATCTGGTGGGGAAAGACAATCCCCTGAGTGGTATAAAGAGAAAGGGATAGAG ATGTTTTATGAAGATCctgtaacaagtgttgatatCGAAAAGCAAACATTGATGACAAATTCAGGCAAGCTGCTTAAATATGGATCACTTATAATAGCTACAGGATCCACGACCTCAAG GTTTCCAGAGAAAATTGGAGGAAACCTACCTGGGGTTCACTATATCCGAGATGTTGCAGATGCTGATTCACTAATATCATCATTG gagAGGGCACAGAAGGTGGTCGTTGTTGGTGGTGGTTACATTGGCATGGAGGTTGCTGCTGCAGCTGTTGGCTGGAAACTTGATACGACG aTCATATTTCCAGAGAGTCATCTTTTGCAAAGACTATTTACTCCTTCTCTAGCCCGAAGATATGAAGAACTCTATCAAGAGTATGGTGTCAAATTCTTgaag GGTGTCTCCATTAAAAACTTAGAAGCTGGTCCTGATGGACGTGTAGCTGCTGTCAAACTGGGGGATGGATCTACCATAGAGGCGGACACA gtAATTATTGGTATTGGAGCAAAACCTGCCGTCAGTCCCTTTGAAAGTGTGCACTTAAACACCACTGTTGGTGGAATACAG GTTGATGGTCAATTCCGGACAAGTATTCCTGGAATTTTTGCAATTGGAGACGTCGCAGCTTTCCCATTAAAG ATTTATGACCGTATAGCTCGAGTTGAACATGTGGATCATGCTCGTCGGTCAGCACAACATTGCATTAAAGCGTTACTGAGTGCCCAAACACACAC GTATGATTATCTTCCATATTTTTATTCGAGGGTATTTGAGTATGAAGGTAGCCCAAGAAAAATATGGTGGCAATTTTTTGGGGATAATG TTGGAGAGACGATTGAAATCGGAAATTTCGATCCTAAGTTAGCTACCTTCTGGATAGATTCTG GTAAACTGAAAGGAGTTCTTCTTGAAAGTGGAAGTACTGAG GAATTTCAACTCCTTCCAAAACTTGCAAGGAGGCAGCCTTTTGTTGACAAATCCAGGCTTCAGAATGCATCTTCAGTTGAGGAGGCTCTAGAAGTTGCTCGGACTGCCTTAGAAGTTGAATCTGCAGCCTAA
- the LOC121237560 gene encoding monodehydroascorbate reductase, chloroplastic/mitochondrial isoform X3 gives MSAVRRLMASISNSLPPKHGLSLWCPRADSLHPTHQPSSVGFSGFRRSYVAASSAFANDNREFVIVGGGNAAGYAARTFVEHGMADGRLCIVSKEAYAPYERPALTKAYLFPLDKKPARLPGFHTCVGSGGERQSPEWYKEKGIEMFYEDPVTSVDIEKQTLMTNSGKLLKYGSLIIATGSTTSRFPEKIGGNLPGVHYIRDVADADSLISSLERAQKVVVVGGGYIGMEVAAAAVGWKLDTTIIFPESHLLQRLFTPSLARRYEELYQEYGVKFLKGVSIKNLEAGPDGRVAAVKLGDGSTIEADTVIIGIGAKPAVSPFESVHLNTTVGGIQVDGQFRTSIPGIFAIGDVAAFPLKIYDRIARVEHVDHARRSAQHCIKALLSAQTHTYDYLPYFYSRVFEYEGSPRKIWWQFFGDNVGETIEIGNFDPKLATFWIDSGKLKGVLLESGSTEEFQLLPKLARRQPFVDKSRLQNASSVEEALEVARTALEVESAA, from the exons ATGTCTGCAG TTCGTAGATTAATGGCCTCCATCTCAAACTCGTTGCCACCCAAGCATGGGCTGTCGCTCTGGTGCCCTCGTGCTGATTCTCTTCATCCAACTCACCAGCCTTCTTCGGTCGGATTCAGTGGCTTCCGGAGAAGCTACGTGGCCGCCTCTTCGGCATTCGCTAACGACAACAGAGA GTTTGTGATCGTTGGAGGTGGCAATGCGGCTGGTTACGCGGCTCGGACTTTCGTCGAACATGGCATGGCTGATGGACGACTCTGTATTGTGTCTAAAGAG GCATACGCGCCTTATGAAAGGCCGGCATTAACGAAAGCTTACTTGTTTCCTTTAGATAAGAAGCCAGCACGCTTACCT GGGTTCCATACCTGTGTTGGATCTGGTGGGGAAAGACAATCCCCTGAGTGGTATAAAGAGAAAGGGATAGAG ATGTTTTATGAAGATCctgtaacaagtgttgatatCGAAAAGCAAACATTGATGACAAATTCAGGCAAGCTGCTTAAATATGGATCACTTATAATAGCTACAGGATCCACGACCTCAAG GTTTCCAGAGAAAATTGGAGGAAACCTACCTGGGGTTCACTATATCCGAGATGTTGCAGATGCTGATTCACTAATATCATCATTG gagAGGGCACAGAAGGTGGTCGTTGTTGGTGGTGGTTACATTGGCATGGAGGTTGCTGCTGCAGCTGTTGGCTGGAAACTTGATACGACG aTCATATTTCCAGAGAGTCATCTTTTGCAAAGACTATTTACTCCTTCTCTAGCCCGAAGATATGAAGAACTCTATCAAGAGTATGGTGTCAAATTCTTgaag GGTGTCTCCATTAAAAACTTAGAAGCTGGTCCTGATGGACGTGTAGCTGCTGTCAAACTGGGGGATGGATCTACCATAGAGGCGGACACA gtAATTATTGGTATTGGAGCAAAACCTGCCGTCAGTCCCTTTGAAAGTGTGCACTTAAACACCACTGTTGGTGGAATACAG GTTGATGGTCAATTCCGGACAAGTATTCCTGGAATTTTTGCAATTGGAGACGTCGCAGCTTTCCCATTAAAG ATTTATGACCGTATAGCTCGAGTTGAACATGTGGATCATGCTCGTCGGTCAGCACAACATTGCATTAAAGCGTTACTGAGTGCCCAAACACACAC GTATGATTATCTTCCATATTTTTATTCGAGGGTATTTGAGTATGAAGGTAGCCCAAGAAAAATATGGTGGCAATTTTTTGGGGATAATG TTGGAGAGACGATTGAAATCGGAAATTTCGATCCTAAGTTAGCTACCTTCTGGATAGATTCTG GTAAACTGAAAGGAGTTCTTCTTGAAAGTGGAAGTACTGAG GAATTTCAACTCCTTCCAAAACTTGCAAGGAGGCAGCCTTTTGTTGACAAATCCAGGCTTCAGAATGCATCTTCAGTTGAGGAGGCTCTAGAAGTTGCTCGGACTGCCTTAGAAGTTGAATCTGCAGCCTAA
- the LOC121237581 gene encoding protein ROH1-like yields the protein MRATDNQGSFLNRISIRRNQVVSMDGNHEQELQDLELFQKQVADRFSDLLSSSSEDGADALLSVSWLRKLVDVFLCCEADFKAVLVVGRDPSQISKPPLDRLVPEYLDRVVKALDVCNAVSHGVEAVRHYQKLAEIAVSAFEQRPIFDGQVRRAKKALNSLMLTLEEQEGSNLKSAERTWSFGRRGATIKDRALPGQIQSLSWNMAIGWSAAKQIQAMSANLVMPRGAESSGLASPVYIMSTVMVFVMWALVAAIPCQERNGLPTYFPWPRQQGWAQSMVALQEKISEEWKKKREKPRLAGLLEETQRLERLGQSLIEFAESFQFPTEAEGLEEVVAQVAELAETCKKMEEGLVPLQQQIREVFHTLVRSRTEILHVLDQVGKVSAPPM from the coding sequence ATGCGTGCAACGGACAACCAAGGTTCTTTTCTGAACCGAATCAGTATCCGCCGGAACCAGGTGGTTTCCATGGATGGAAATCACGAGCAGGAGCTCCAGGACCTTGAGCTCTTCCAGAAACAGGTGGCAGACCGCTTCTCCGATCTCCTTTCATCCAGCTCCGAGGACGGCGCCGATGCCCTCCTCTCCGTCTCCTGGCTCCGCAAGCTCGTTGACGTGTTCCTTTGCTGCGAAGCTGATTTCAAGGCCGTTCTGGTAGTGGGCCGAGACCCTTCACAGATTTCCAAGCCCCCACTCGACCGGCTCGTCCCGGAGTACCTCGACCGCGTCGTGAAGGCGCTTGATGTTTGCAATGCAGTCTCGCACGGGGTAGAAGCGGTTAGACACTACCAGAAGCTGGCGGAGATCGCGGTTTCGGCTTTCGAACAGAGACCCATCTTCGATGGACAGGTCCGCCGTGCGAAGAAGGCCCTGAATTCTCTGATGCTGACTCTCGAGGAACAAGAGGGTAGCAACCTCAAGTCTGCGGAGCGAACCTGGTCTTTCGGGCGTAGGGGTGCCACCATCAAGGACCGAGCCCTGCCCGGACAAATTCAGTCCTTGTCGTGGAACATGGCGATCGGATGGTCGGCCGCGAAGCAAATCCAGGCCATGTCGGCGAATCTGGTGATGCCGCGTGGGGCGGAATCGTCCGGTCTGGCCTCGCCTGTCTACATAATGAGCACGGTCATGGTGTTTGTGATGTGGGCTTTGGTAGCGGCGATACCGTGCCAGGAGAGGAACGGCTTGCCAACCTATTTCCCCTGGCCGCGGCAACAGGGCTGGGCCCAATCTATGGTGGCGCTGCAAGAAAAGATTTCGGAggagtggaagaagaagagggagaaacCCCGCTTGGCCGGGCTACTGGAAGAGACGCAGAGATTGGAGAGGTTGGGGCAGTCTCTGATCGAATTCGCCGAGTCATTTCAGTTCCCGACGGAGGCTGAGGGCTtggaggaggtggtggcgcAGGTGGCTGAATTAGCCGAAACTTGCAAGAAGATGGAGGAGGGGTTGGTGCCTTTGCAGCAACAAATCAGAGAGGTGTTTCATACGCTTGTGAGGAGCAGGACAGAGATTCTCCATGTGCTAGACCAAGTTGGGAAAGTGTCTGCACCCCCAATGTAA